The genomic interval ACAAAACCATATTCAGCCGAGTACTTAGAAAATGTCGTTAGAAAGAATATAAAATTAGCTTAGGGGTAAGGGATGAACAATAAACTAAATCAAGTTTTAAGCAAACAAAAACAGCAAATGAATGGTCCTGAGTTAAAAAATAATGAGGATATAGTTCAGCTAGTAGGATTTGTTGTCGGTGAGGAAGAGTACGCAATACCTATTTTAAATATCCAAGAGATAATCAAACCTATTGAATATACACGTGTTCCTAGTGTACCTGATTACGTTCTTGGCGTATTTAACCTACGTGGAAATGTTATTCCGCTTATTGATTTGCGTAAGCGTTTTTCACTAAATGTCACAAAACAAAGCCCAAGCACAAGATATATCGTTATGAAAGATGCGGATAATATCGCTGGCTTTGTGATAGACCGCTTGACGGAGGCTATCAGAATAGACCGTAACAGGATCGATCCGCCACCAGAGACTTTAGTAAAAGACAAAGGCATGATTTATGGTATCGGAAAGCGTGACCAAAATATTCTTACGATCTTGAAGGTCGAAAGCCTTTTAAAACGTGATTTTTAGGGCATAGCTTGATAAAACTTTGTGTTTTTGACTTTGACTCTACAATAATGGACGGCGAGACGATAGATATTCTCGCCGCCGCTAATAATGCTAGTGAAGAAGTAGCTAATATAACTAAGCGCTCAATGAACGGTGAGCTTGATTTTTTTGAAAGTCTTACAAAAAGAGTAAAATTTTTAAAAGGATTGCCACTTTTAAAAGTAAATGAAATTTGCAAAAATTTACCCATAATGCCAGGAGCTGGTGAGCTAATAGAAGCTTTAAAGCAAAAAGGTATCAAAGTTGTGGTTTTTAGCGGTGGATTCCACAATGCAACCGATGTAATGCAAAAAAAGCTTAATTTTGATGCAAATTTTGCAAATATCTTGCATCATAAAGATGGAATTTTAAGTGGTAAAGTTGGCGGAGAGATGATGTTTAGTAGTTCAAAGGGAGATATGATTGACCGCTTGTGTGGACTATTAAATTTAGGCAAGGACGAGATAATGTGTGTTGGGGACGGGGCCAATGACATATCGATGTTTAGAAAGTGCGACCTTAGCATTGCATTTTGTGCAAAAGATATCTTAAAAAAAGAAGCGACACATTGTGTTGATGTTAAAGACTTGCGTGAAATTTTAAAATTTATAAGCTGAAATGCCGTAAAATAGGCATTTAAATAAATAAAAAAGGGGTGAAAAGTCATCTACTTTTTTAAATTAAATTAGTATATTATAGCATATTTTTATCAAAAAGTGTCTATTTTTTTAAAAATTTTAAATTGTTATATTCTTTAAAAAAGTTGCTCTTTGTCTAGTATCTTTTGGTAGATATTTAGCATAAGAGCGATAGGTCTCATTTAAATTTTTATGACCCATCATTTTACAACCAACCCACATCGGCTCCTCGCCACGACTTAACATTACAGAAGCGAATGAGTGTCTAGTATCATAAAGCTTATGTATTTTAAAGCCAAGGGATCTCTGTAAATCATTAAATTTTAATCTGATAACTGCTCGCGAAAGAGAAAAAATATTTTGATTAATATCGGCATAATCGAGTTTTATCAGTTCATTATAAACAATATCAAGCATATCGATTGTACGATTGCTAGACTTAGTTTTAGGAGAATCCAAAACACCTAGCTCTGATAGAGTTTTATTAATACGTATCTCCTTATTTTGAAAATCCAAGTCATTAAAAGTCAAAGCCAAAATCTCGCCAGTCCTAGCCCCAGTAAAGAACGCAACTATTAAAAATAAGCGTAGCTCGCCCTCGGCATGTTTTATAAGTTGCAAAATCTCACTTAAATTAAAAGGGGTAAAATCACCATTGTCGGCATTATGTAATTCTTGTTTGAACCTAGGTATATAAAATGGATTTTTTGAGATTATATCATTGGCAATAGCATAACGAAAAATCATTTTAAAAAAAGAGCAATACCCATTAATTGAGCTATCTTTTAAACCCTTGTTTTTACAAAATTTTACAAAATCAATACTATCCTGTCTTTTAAAATCGGACAGATAAAAGATATTTTTTGAATGCAAAAAGTCTATAACAGCCTGACTAGCAACATTATAAAACCTGATTGTTTTATCCTTTAAAAAGGATTTTTCATTAAGCAATCTATAAATAATCCCCTCAAAGCTAAACTCACTAGTATTTTTAATAGGCTCCAGCTTTTGCTCCCCTTTTCTGATTATGCGATCAGTTTGCATATCCTCGAGCTCGTAATATTTGCTCTTAGCAAGTTCAATATCCTCTTCAGAGCCAAGAAATAAATTATAGTTTTTTCGAATAAAATCAAATGCTAAAGGGGATTTTTTCAGTCCAGTGGCACGGCGAATTCTTACGCCATCCTTTTGATAGTCAATATAAAAACGATTATGCTTAATATATATATTTCTATTTTTTTCTAAATTTTTCATGCGGGTGATTTTAGCAAAAATTTAAACATAACACAAAAATTCACTTTAAATTAATTTTATTATTTAAGATTTTTAAAAAAGAGTATTTATATCTTTTAAAGCTTAAATAACCATATAAAGGGAAATAAATATTAATAAATGCTTAATATACCTTGCTTTAATGGCTTTATTTTACAAAATCTCGCTTTTATTTAAAAATATTTTTTAAGATAATTCTATATAAAAATAATAATATAAACGTTTATATCAGCACC from Campylobacter concisus carries:
- the serB gene encoding phosphoserine phosphatase SerB, encoding MIKLCVFDFDSTIMDGETIDILAAANNASEEVANITKRSMNGELDFFESLTKRVKFLKGLPLLKVNEICKNLPIMPGAGELIEALKQKGIKVVVFSGGFHNATDVMQKKLNFDANFANILHHKDGILSGKVGGEMMFSSSKGDMIDRLCGLLNLGKDEIMCVGDGANDISMFRKCDLSIAFCAKDILKKEATHCVDVKDLREILKFIS
- a CDS encoding chemotaxis protein CheW, with product MNNKLNQVLSKQKQQMNGPELKNNEDIVQLVGFVVGEEEYAIPILNIQEIIKPIEYTRVPSVPDYVLGVFNLRGNVIPLIDLRKRFSLNVTKQSPSTRYIVMKDADNIAGFVIDRLTEAIRIDRNRIDPPPETLVKDKGMIYGIGKRDQNILTILKVESLLKRDF
- a CDS encoding site-specific integrase codes for the protein MKNLEKNRNIYIKHNRFYIDYQKDGVRIRRATGLKKSPLAFDFIRKNYNLFLGSEEDIELAKSKYYELEDMQTDRIIRKGEQKLEPIKNTSEFSFEGIIYRLLNEKSFLKDKTIRFYNVASQAVIDFLHSKNIFYLSDFKRQDSIDFVKFCKNKGLKDSSINGYCSFFKMIFRYAIANDIISKNPFYIPRFKQELHNADNGDFTPFNLSEILQLIKHAEGELRLFLIVAFFTGARTGEILALTFNDLDFQNKEIRINKTLSELGVLDSPKTKSSNRTIDMLDIVYNELIKLDYADINQNIFSLSRAVIRLKFNDLQRSLGFKIHKLYDTRHSFASVMLSRGEEPMWVGCKMMGHKNLNETYRSYAKYLPKDTRQRATFLKNITI